The following is a genomic window from Desulfofarcimen acetoxidans DSM 771.
ATTTGTCCCATTTGCCGGTAGAGCTGTTCTGCTTCGGCTATATCTCCCAACCTTTCACCGTAGGGAGGGTTGCAGATGACGAAACCGTATTTATGCCGGGAACGCAATTCTGACAGAGGCAATTTTTGAAAGTGCACCTGTTCTTCCACTCCGGCTTCGCGGGCGTGATAGCGTGCCAGGCTTAATACTTCGCCGTCTATATCCTGCCCCAGGATGTCAAGCTTGCGGTTATAATCTGCCTGTTCGTGAGCTGTTTTTCGTGCTGACTGCCACAGTTGCTTGGGAATGACAGGCCATTCTTCGGAAATAAAATTCCTGCCAATGCCGGGCGCGATATTTTGACCGATTAATGCTGCTTCAATCGGCAAAGTGCCCGACCCGCAAAAAGGATCCAGTAAAACCCTGTCAGGCCTCCAGCGGCTTAAAAGGATCATGGCAGCTGCTAGTGTTTCTTTCAGCGGGGCGCTGCTGCTCAGTTTGCGGTAGCCCCTCTTGTGTAAGCCTGCCCCGCTGGTATCTATGGTTAAGGTTGCCAGGTCCTTTAGCAGGGAAATTTCTATTTTAAAGCGCGGGCCCTTTTCCTCAAACCATTCGCGTTTGTAGCTTTGTTTAAGTTTCTCAACCACAGCTTTTTTAACGATAGCCTGGCAGTCGGGTACGCTGAAGAGTTTGGATTTGATTGACTTGCCTTCAACCGGGAATTCCGCGTTTTCCGGCAGCCAGTCGGCCCAGGGCAGGGCTTTGGTTTTTTCAAAAAGCTGCTCAAAGGTCTCAGCCCTAAACTCGCCAACTTTAATCAATATTCGATCAGCCGTTCTAAGCCATAAATTAGTCTGGCAGATATCACTCAGATCACCGTTGAAGGTAACTCTGGCGTTTTCGACTTTCAGGTCATTATAGCCCAGAGCCTTAAGCTCTTGCGCTGCTACTGCTTCCAGCCCGAAAGTTGCTGTGGCTATAAGTTCAATTTTATCCATAATATATCACCTGTCACTAGTATCACCTTTCCCCCAAGGGGTATGCACATCTAATTTAAAAGAAGCCGGATTACTTGAAAAACCGCTCCGCACTCAGGGCAGGTTAGCTTATTATTTTTCGGTAACTTTATGAAAGTTACTTCCTTATCACATTCCGGGCACTTAGCGGCAAACAAACCTTGCCCGTTGATATATTCTTTGGCCTTATCATTATTGCTGCAGGAAGAACAGCTGCCACATCCTGACATATAAATCTCTCCTCTCAAAAATCATATCTCTTTTATATTAAATTCCATGTACAACGTCTTAACCCTTTTGTTGCGGAGAAAAAAACATAACAATATAAAATTTCTTTTATTAATCAAGTAATTTTATATGTTTCCAAACGGTTGTGAACAATATTATAATATATAAATCCAAAAGTATTTAAATTTTCTAAAGGGAGATGGCCCATAATTGAATTTAAGAACTGATTATTCCGCTGCTTACCGGGAAGTTGTTGATACAGCCAGGGGCCTCAGGTCTGCCGATGCATATATAATAAACGGCACTGTAATAAATGTTTATACGGGGGAATTGATTAAGTCTAATGTCGCGGTGTGCGGTAAGTATATTGCTTATGTGGGTGAATCTGATAGGTCGCTGGGTCAGGATACTGAAGTTATAGATGCTTCCGGCAGGTTTCTCTGTCCGGGTTACATAGAACCGCACGGGCATCCTTTTTTAATGTATAACCCGGTCAGTTTGTCTGATAAAATATTGCCGCTGGGTACTACTATGATGGTGGCAGATAATCTTTTCTTTTTTCGGGCGCTGGGTCCGGAGGGTTTTGAGACGGTTATTGAGGATTTGAAAAAACTGCCGTTAAAGCTTTTTTGGAGTGTTCGCCTGGACGCGCAGGCCTCCTCAGCCAGGCTTGATGCTGTTTTTTCTCCTGAAAATATCAGCCGACTGGTAAATAACCGGTCGGTTTTACAGGTAGGTGAGATCACTGATTGGCCTTCTTTGTTAAATGGAAAGCCGGGTATGGTTGAAGGAATTCTGGCAGCTTTAAAAACCGGTAAGAAAGCTGAGGGACATGCTCCCGGCGCTTCCCAGGACACCCTCAACACTTTGGCCGCCGCGGGTATTACTGCCTGTCATGAGAGTATTTCAGGGGAAGAGGTCTTGCGCAGGTTGAGGCTTGGTATGTATGCAAATTTAAGGCACAGCTCTTTACGACCTGATTTACCCCGGCTGATTAAAGCTTTACTGGCGGCGGGTGTGCCTCTTAACCGGGCCATGTTGACCACAGACGGGCCTTCTCCCGCTTATTTGGCAAAGGGCTTTACTGATTATGTATTAAGAACTGCCATGGAGGCGGGGTTAAATCCCGTTACCGCTTATCAAATGGCTACTCTGAATGCAGCCACCTATTATGGTTTAGATAATCTGGTGGGGGGAATTGCTCCTGGCTGCCATGCGGATATATTATTGTTGGAGGAACTGGATAACCCTACTCCGGTGCTGGTTATGGCTGACGGAAAAGTATTCGCCGATAAGACACTTAACGGTTGCCCGGGGAAAAGTGATTTTTCGAAAACTGATGGGTTTACTGTCAATTGGGAGAAATATGGTTTGGGACCGATTCCGCGCCAAACAGTATCCCCTGATTTTTTCAGCATTCAGGCTACGGGCAGGCCTTTTCCGGTGATGTATTTGGAAAACCCGGTTATTACCAGAAGAAGGGATAAAGAACTGCCGGTAAGACACGGTTTGCTGGATATCGGCGGCATACCGGGATTGCAATATGCGGCCCTGCTCGATTACGGGTGCAGCTGGGTTTGCGGCGGTGTTTTGAGCGGTTTTGCCGATCATATAGGCGGGCTGGCCAGTTCTGTCAGTATTGCGGGCAACCTGGTTGTTATCGGCAGCAGCCGGGAGGATATGTCTATGGCGGCAAATCGTTTGTATGAGTTGGGCGGCGGTATAGTTATTTATGAAGCAGGTGCCTGTATATTTGAACTGCCCTTGCCCCTAAACGGCAGTATTACTGCTGAACCGGTTGATTGCCTGGTGAGAAAGTGCCTGCTTTTTGCAGAAATCCTGAAAAAGAAGGGACATAGATTTCATGATCCTGTGTATACAGTACTCTTTTTATCCACAGCCCATTTGCCGGAGTTAAGGCTTTCTCCCGAGGGACTCTGGGAAGTTAAGACGAAAAAGGTGCTGCTGCCGATTCAAAAGTTAAAATAATAAGCAATGGGGATTTTACAATCCGGAAAATTAAAGCTGAGAAAATAGTGATTCTTGAATTACCAAGGTAAAATACTATATAATACTCTGGTAAAGTATAATCATGAGGACAGTTTTCGGAGGTATGTGATGAGTGAAGAAATTAAGACACTGCAGCAAAAAATTGCAGATTTAAAGAATCGGTTACCGGCACATTCGGTTAAACCGGTTATGATTGCTGAATTGGAAGAGCTTGAAGCGGAACTGTCCAGGTTGCAGAGAGAAGAACAAAACAGCAGTAAGTTGAAGAGGATATAATTAGCAGGCTTAAGGAGGTTTATTATATGGTTAGAATAGAATTGCCTGACGGAAGATTGGATGTTTTGCCGGATGAACAGGCAGCTTGTTTTGAGGAAACCAGAGTAAGATTTGCGCCTTTTTCCGGATTCTTGTTGTTGTACGAAGATGAAGACTTGCAAACTGTCAAAAAGCAGCTGGCGGAAGGTACTGCTGTGGAAAAATACAGGCAGGGCAAATTGGGTGAGGTAGACCAGGAACACTTCGAAATTCTGCAAAGGGGAGACGACAAAGTATTGGAAGAGGGGCAGCATAAGACAGTATAGCAACCGGGGATTTCCCTAAAGATCAGGTTATTAGGGGAATCCCATATTTTTGTGTGCGATAGAGTAAAGCCGAACGGGTTATGCCCAGCAATTGAGCTGCTTTGGTCTGATTGCCTTTGCTTTTTTGCAGTGCCATGATGATAAGTTGTTTTTCTACTTCCACCAGTGAGATTCCCTCGTCGGGCAATCTTATGATTGGTTCAACAGTGGCGGCAGAGGACTTTTGCAGTTCCGGAGGTAAATGCACGGGAAGTATTTCCAGGTCCTGACTTATAATTACGGCCCTTTCGATTATATTTTGCATTTCACGGATATTGCCGGGCCAGCAGTAATTATAAAGAAGCCGCATAGCTTCTCCGGATACTTTTTTAGCCTGATAGGTATGTGATAATTTATCTAAAAAATGCGAAACTAAGAGCGGTATGTCTTCCTTTCTCTCTCTCAGAGGAGGAAGGTGGATATGGATTACGTTTAACCTGTAGTACAGGTCTTCCCGAAACATACCGTTCATCACAGCATCAGACAGATTTTTGTTAGTGGCTGCAATTACCCTGACATCAATATTGAGTGTTTCTGTTCCGCCAACTCTTTCAAAAGATTTTTCCTGCAATATGCGAAGCAGTTTTGCCTGCATAGTTAAAGGCATATCACCGATTTCGTCAAGAAAAACCGTACCTGTATGCGCTAATTCAAACCTGCCCTGTCTTTTGGTAAAAGCCCCTGTAAAAGCACCTTTTTCATGCCCGAACAGCTCGCTTTCTAAAAGCTGTTCCGGAAGTGCCACACAGTTTACGGTAACAAAGGGATTGTTGCAGCGTTGGCTGGCCCTGTGTATGGACATAGCGGCTACTTCTTTGCCGGTGCCGCTTTCTCCTGTAATTAAAACAGTGGCGTTTGTGGCTGCTACTTTTTCGATTAGCCTGTTAATTTCTATTATCGCTGGAGTTTCTCCCAATATATAGTTATAGTCTTGAGTAGAGCTTAATTTATTTTTGTGGCTGGCAGACAGTGTTTTGAGGATATTCTTTAATTTTTCCGGATTTACCGGTTTCGTCATGTAATCCATGGCACCTTTTTTAAGAGCGTCAATAGCCTTTTCAATAGTACCCTGGTGAGCTAGCATAATTATCGGAACAGAAGGGGAAAAGCTTTTTATATTTATGAGCGGATCATTATTATCTGTTTCCAGGCCTAGAAAGACTAAGTAAAACATTTCTTTTATTAAAAGCGAGACAGCGTCCGGCTCGTTAGTGGCGATTATGGCTTGATAGCCTTCTTGTTGGATAGCCCGTTCCATTGTTCGGCAAGAGCTTATATCGTTATCAATTATTAATATTTTGGAGTCTGTCATATATGTCCATCTCCCTAATGCTATCTCATGGCAAACATAAAAGTAAAATAGTCTATTATGATTATACCATAGCCGGTTATTCAATTCGACTCTGATATTGTTTAGATTAAAGTAATATTTACAGCTAATGTAAAGATCTATTATTTAATGGCATGCACCGGTATACCCTTTTTTAATTCAGGCCGGTAAGACAGTTTTAGCAGCCAGGAAATTGGGGCTTTTACTTGACCATGAGAAGCAGCGATGAAAAATGGTATGATAACATACATAAGCAAAAATAATGTGTTTGATAATGTACAATAATGTTTTGTCTTGGCCCCGGAAAGTCTCTCAGGATGCGCTTTCCTCCCTTGGCATGGGTTTTGCGTGTATAATCAGGTAAGCGACTTCATTTGGAGGTACTGTTATGAGCAGCCTTAAACAGGAAAAAAAAATAAGAGATATAATGGTTGCTATAAAACAGTTCCCGGCTGTTAAAAGCACCAGTCTGATTAAGGAAGCTGTTTGTTTGATTCAAAAAGCGCAGGAGAGTCAAAGCCCTGACTGTGGCATTCTTCTGGTTATTGACGATACTCAAAACTGGATTGGGGTTACAGACAGAAAAATGGTTCTCCGAACACTGGGTTTATATTTGGAAAACCATATCTGCCGTTCGGGAGGTGAGGTATATTCAGACAGGGCACCGCCTTTTGAACCGGGGTTATTCACCGAGTGCTGCCGCCTGCAGTTAGCCAGATGTGTTGAAGAAATTATGTACCCGAGGGAAGTAGTCATTATAGGGATTGATGATGATCTGCCGCAGGCTTTGCATTTAATGACCGAGGGGGAGGTTGATTCGTTAGTTGTAGTGGAAAATAATGAACCTATCGGGGTTGTTCACTCAGTGGATGTATTTAATGAGATTGGCAGGAGTGTTTAGGGTTTATTTATAGACTCTATATTGAAAAGGGTTATCTATAGTGTATAATTACTACAACAACTGTTACCGGTTTGCAGTAAATAAATTATGGTAGCAGTGATAATAAAATGCTATAGAGAGGGGGCTTAATATTTAATCAAACGGTATTTTCATATTGTAGAAAGAGATAAAAATCACAAAAATGAATGAGTTACCTTGATGGGAAAAAGGAAGGGGGCGTAATTATGGGAAAAGCTTTAAAATTCGTTCCAATATTAGACACACTAGTTAACTATAAAAAAGAAGATATGAGATTTGATTTAATTGCCGCTCTAACCGTGGCTATTGTTGCGCTGCCGCAATCTATGGCTTATGCGCTTATTGCCGGTGTTAATCCTGCCTATGGATTATATACGGCCATAGTGCTGGTTATTTTAGGTGCTATGTTTGGCAGCTCTCATCACCTTACTACCGGTCCGACCAATGCTATTGCGCTTTTAATCTGCGCCAATATGGGACCTTTTGTGGCCAAGGCGGGAGAAGATGCATATCCTTTTGCCATATTGTTTTTGCTTACCTTTATGGTTGGTGCAATTCAGTTTGGTATGGGTGTTTTGAAACTGGGTAAATTGGTTAATTACGTTTCTCACTCGGTAATTGTAGGCTTTACTGCCGGAGCCGGTACAATTATTGCTATTGGCCAGTTGGGTGCGTTTTTAGGGGTTAAGCTTCCCAAGCCGCACGACTTAGGTAAAGAGGTATTCACATCCCTGGACAAATTAGTTTTACCTTTTAAATATCTTGACACAATGAATAAATACTCTTTTGCTATAGCGGTTTTTGTTTTGGTTTTGATTATAGTCTGTAAGAAAATTAATAAAAACATACCGGGTCCCTTAGTTG
Proteins encoded in this region:
- a CDS encoding THUMP domain-containing class I SAM-dependent RNA methyltransferase; this translates as MDKIELIATATFGLEAVAAQELKALGYNDLKVENARVTFNGDLSDICQTNLWLRTADRILIKVGEFRAETFEQLFEKTKALPWADWLPENAEFPVEGKSIKSKLFSVPDCQAIVKKAVVEKLKQSYKREWFEEKGPRFKIEISLLKDLATLTIDTSGAGLHKRGYRKLSSSAPLKETLAAAMILLSRWRPDRVLLDPFCGSGTLPIEAALIGQNIAPGIGRNFISEEWPVIPKQLWQSARKTAHEQADYNRKLDILGQDIDGEVLSLARYHAREAGVEEQVHFQKLPLSELRSRHKYGFVICNPPYGERLGDIAEAEQLYRQMGQIFRNNLDTWSYYVITSHEGFEKLFGRKADKNRKLYNGRIKTYYYQFFGPRPPKQTSNTK
- a CDS encoding adenine deaminase C-terminal domain-containing protein, encoding MNLRTDYSAAYREVVDTARGLRSADAYIINGTVINVYTGELIKSNVAVCGKYIAYVGESDRSLGQDTEVIDASGRFLCPGYIEPHGHPFLMYNPVSLSDKILPLGTTMMVADNLFFFRALGPEGFETVIEDLKKLPLKLFWSVRLDAQASSARLDAVFSPENISRLVNNRSVLQVGEITDWPSLLNGKPGMVEGILAALKTGKKAEGHAPGASQDTLNTLAAAGITACHESISGEEVLRRLRLGMYANLRHSSLRPDLPRLIKALLAAGVPLNRAMLTTDGPSPAYLAKGFTDYVLRTAMEAGLNPVTAYQMATLNAATYYGLDNLVGGIAPGCHADILLLEELDNPTPVLVMADGKVFADKTLNGCPGKSDFSKTDGFTVNWEKYGLGPIPRQTVSPDFFSIQATGRPFPVMYLENPVITRRRDKELPVRHGLLDIGGIPGLQYAALLDYGCSWVCGGVLSGFADHIGGLASSVSIAGNLVVIGSSREDMSMAANRLYELGGGIVIYEAGACIFELPLPLNGSITAEPVDCLVRKCLLFAEILKKKGHRFHDPVYTVLFLSTAHLPELRLSPEGLWEVKTKKVLLPIQKLK
- a CDS encoding sigma-54-dependent transcriptional regulator produces the protein MTDSKILIIDNDISSCRTMERAIQQEGYQAIIATNEPDAVSLLIKEMFYLVFLGLETDNNDPLINIKSFSPSVPIIMLAHQGTIEKAIDALKKGAMDYMTKPVNPEKLKNILKTLSASHKNKLSSTQDYNYILGETPAIIEINRLIEKVAATNATVLITGESGTGKEVAAMSIHRASQRCNNPFVTVNCVALPEQLLESELFGHEKGAFTGAFTKRQGRFELAHTGTVFLDEIGDMPLTMQAKLLRILQEKSFERVGGTETLNIDVRVIAATNKNLSDAVMNGMFREDLYYRLNVIHIHLPPLRERKEDIPLLVSHFLDKLSHTYQAKKVSGEAMRLLYNYCWPGNIREMQNIIERAVIISQDLEILPVHLPPELQKSSAATVEPIIRLPDEGISLVEVEKQLIIMALQKSKGNQTKAAQLLGITRSALLYRTQKYGIPLIT
- a CDS encoding cyclic nucleotide-binding/CBS domain-containing protein; this encodes MSSLKQEKKIRDIMVAIKQFPAVKSTSLIKEAVCLIQKAQESQSPDCGILLVIDDTQNWIGVTDRKMVLRTLGLYLENHICRSGGEVYSDRAPPFEPGLFTECCRLQLARCVEEIMYPREVVIIGIDDDLPQALHLMTEGEVDSLVVVENNEPIGVVHSVDVFNEIGRSV